TGTATGCTGCTGAGTTGATACCTGTTGACTGCCAGAAAAATGCCACAATGTTATCATACGATAGGCAATGAAATAGAATAAAACTTAGAAGCTGgataactttatattatCATATTTCTCAAGCTATCTGAATGCTGCTGAATAAAGGCTAGGTAGAAAATAGGTAGAACTGTTAGTTACCTCGGTTAAATCAGAGGTTTGTTTGATCGTCAGCGCTAGCctttaatagtaataagCATGCTTACAGTCATAGAAGAATAAAAGCACTCCAGAGCGCTCCCTGCCCTTCCCCTCTTTCAATTAACGATAGTCATTTGCCAATCCCCTAAGCATAAGGACAAGATGGTCGGAACGTTTCAACAGGAGGTCACGCCTCAGCAAACTGGACCATCGTCATACTCTGTATCCCCATCATATGATTGGACTATGGGCCCAGGTTAGTATCAATTGTGAAACAGCCAGTTCACTGCTTACATCGCCTTAGCTCTGAACGGTGGCTGCATTGCTGCAGTCATTCATTCTGTGGCTGTAAAACATTTCACCACAACCCTCGCCAAGTACGACCAACCTGATGTCCTTACCCTCCATCTCGAATACCTGCGATATTGCAGTACGGAAAAGctcgacatcaacatcctcgaGCTAAAGCGCGGCAGTTCTCACTGCACTATCCAGCTGCAGGTCTTACAGAATGAAcagctcaaggccatcagTCTTGCAACGTCCACAAACTTCGCCCAATCTCTTGGACCCACGTGCAATACCCGGTGGACTCTGAACCCTCCTTCTACGTCTAGACCTGACTTTCGTAAGGTTGAAGCCAACGAGCCTGACCTTACATGGGTTCCCGGACTCACGAAAGGCGAAGTTTTCCCTATGGGCCGCCGTATCGTATCTCTCTATGAGCGAGGCGGAATGCAAGTCGATGGTCTGCTGGATGGGTGGAATGGCTTTACCGGGGAATTCATGAACGCAACGCACATAGTTTTCATGTGCGACTTCATGCCTTCGATGGCAGATACATTACTACGCAACGGAGAAATGTATGATGGGCGAAATAATCTCCGCAAGATGGAAGAGTGGGCAGACAAGAATCCCGGGGTTGTTTGTGAGATGGAGACTTCTCTGGCTGAGGCAGCAAATGCGAAGTTCAGCGAGAATACATTGTCTTTGGATATCGAATTTAAGAGGCAACTTCCGAAGGATGGCCTTCGATGGATCTTCAGTCGCGTTGAAACGAAGAAGCTCCAAGGTGGTAGGATGGATATGGATATCACGATATGTGACGAGGGAATGGACTTGATTTGTTCGGCGAGACAAATCGTCCTCGTTCTAGATGCAAAGAAAAGGTATAATCCTGTCGCGAAAAAGGCGAATCTATAGAAATATCAGAACAGTCGCTATAACATGGTCAAAACGACTTTCGCCTGTGCTAGCATCTAGGCGCCGTTCTTCGCATATCAACGACACATCTACACAAGGAGGTCGTACGTTGCGCAGTTGAGTGATATATCTGATGTGAGCTGGGAAGGAAATCGTGGTTTGGCAGGAAGAAATTATGCAACAATTAGGGATCAAGGCAACAATGTATGCACAAGACTGCAATACTGTTCTAATGTCAAAAGTAGGGTAGCCCTGATCGGTTTAGCTTCCCTGACAAGGATCTGATGCTGCATCAGTATATAAGGAGCTCTGCTGGCCCCCTCCTATGATAGAATTAAGGCTCTTTTAACCCTCTCTTATGTGCCCCTCTGCTGTGCGTGCCACATCTAACCCTTATACAATGGCGATTGAACAAAGGACTAGTAAAGATCCAGCATTGTGATCTTCCCTACACAATGAAAATTACCCAAGTTGCCTTTGTCAGTGTCAATGCCGGCCACATAATTTCCTTTCTACCTAATATGAATAGACGTGAAGTTGACAGCTTGATCTCTGTTGTTACGATACTGGGCTCGTAAGAACTAATCATCTGAACATGTGATATTGAGCCAGCTGCACTCAAGTGAGGTTAGGAGTGTGACTTAGTTGCCAAAATGAGCTGGTCGAAGCTAGACCAATTTCGTGCATTTAGTCAGCCTAAATCCGCGCCGTATCTTAACATGGCTTATTAAGAACAGGATTTCCTTGGGGATGCGCCATAACGTTCAAGGGAATTTAGACTTATATTAAACAGGCGGTTTGCAAAAGGCACTTATCTATAAATAATGACAGTTCTCCACAGAAGCTATAGGCGCTTTTTATCATAGATGTGTTATCAAACAAGGCGAAACAAATCAGATCTTTTGTACATCGTTCTGGAAACGCTGCCAATTGAGTAATTGTGCATTGTTTAAGTAAGAACTGCTTGAAATCTCCTGGTCTTTCTAATGTATACTATCCTCAGCACGTGTATTGGATGTGTGTTGTTATTATTTTCGTGGCTTATATATCATCTTAAGATCAGACAGGCAGATGATTTAGAGCATCTAGGGTATCTCAGAATCCACTGCACGCAACACGACACGACGCATGTCAGCCTTCACCAAGTCAAGTTGAGGTCTAGCACTCTTATTACTAAGAATTAACGACAATATAACCACACATTGACAAATTGCACATTATTATTTACGTCAGGCAGTGTTTCTATTTGTCTTTGGCTTTCTATATCATTTTGCTCCCCCGCTTGCCCGTAACTGGCTAAATACCTTTTTAAACCCCTAATGGCTCTTATGGTGGTTTTCCTTTTAGCTCGGGCGCCTGCTGTGATAACTGACAACTAGACTCTCTCATAAAGTTGAGTTATCTATCCATGCAATCTGGGGTTAGGTCTCCAGCTGCGACAATGTCTGAGCTGGACGCTGCCAGTAGACATGGTGTGTTGGCGAAAGGAAGCTTGGGGGCAGTGGCCAAGTTGGCATGGTTGACGAATGTCGCTTTCGACAAGACGCGGACACTGACACGCATTGGGCTTGATCAAACACAGGGTCGACCAACAGAAAAGACACGTTATTAGTAAGGCTATTCTTAGATGGGATTATCACCACCTCAACAATTTGGAAAGACCTTTCGAagtccatcatcaccacGAATTTGATTGTCGCTGATGGGAAAGGATTTGCTGGAAAGCATTACGGCAAGATGATGGAGGCTGGACATCGTTGCCGGAAGTGCGAGGATAATCCAGGAAATTGCCGTCCTCCTATAAATAAATCGTCTTATGACCCTAATGATTGGTATACTAATTATATGCTGGATTAAATAGCAAATAGGCCAAATTCCTAACTCTAGAGAACATGTTTGGGCCCAGTGGTCGAGGAACTCGAAAAAGACTGGGAAAAATGGGACTGAACGCTTCTACTATTACTGGTTATAAAAGAACCAAAGCCATGCATATTTGGAAATATTTAACAGCTGCATTTAGTATTCTACTTAATCAGGGTAGCTAGCTCCTATTAAGGCCCACCAAGCCTGATGAACGCTGCGAGTCTTTACAAAAGAGGCTAGGCAATAACGGCCAGTCTGTCAAAATCAGGTGCCCAACCACCATTGACGCCCGAAATGGTAATGGTATTTGGCCcattggtgttgaagccAGAAAGCTCTACGGCATAGCCCTTGTAGACATCCTTGTCCCAGTTGTAACCTGTCAGGGGAAAGCTCACAGTCTGCGCAGTACCGCCATTGACCTTGATGGAAGCCAGGCGCTCGTTGGTACTACCACCGAAACCTACATCGCCGTTGATGTAGTCGAATAGAACGTTTTGTGTGGCCTTGGACGTGCTGATATTCGAGAGGACAACCTGACCGTTGGAGCTGCCACCGAGGTTGCCGACCTTTGTTGAGGAGGTGCAGCCAGAACAAGAAGCAGTTTTGGCCCCTGAAGACAACGAACCGGTGGAAAGAGACGTGTACTTGTAATTGGCGGTGCTGCTGACTCTCTTGATGTTTGAGAGACGCAATGCGACAGAGCCGTGGCCGTTGACCTGTTTGgagaatgaagaagctcCAGTAGAAGTTTTGCCCGTCCACAGATCCTTGATGTCGGCTGACTGGAAGCCGAGAGCAGAAAGCTGGAGGCTGAGGGTTCTAGCACTGTTGCTCTGGTCGACATACAGAACTGCAATATCCCCGTTGGCAAGCGATCCCGCCCACAAGTCTCGATCACCGGTCCATCGTTGCACCAAGCTGATAGGCTTGACAGCTGCATCCTGGTTGATTGAGATCAAGTCCTTGTTCTGAAGAACAGCCACGGTCTGGGCCGACAGCGCCGTGATATCTGTGGAGATCATGAGAGCGGACTTGAGCATGGCCCATAGCGCGAAATGGGTCGCCTGCTCATCAAATGTCATGCCAGAGTTACCAACCTCGAGAAGATCAGCATCGGCAATGTGGCCAGGACCTGAGAGGTTCCTGTGTGCGATGTGGATGGCCTGGTTGGAGATGCGGTATACATTGCTCCAGCCTTCGCCGATGTCGTCTGAGAGGCGGAAAGAGGTGGATATGCTCTGAGTCCATTCCGCGGGACCTTCGAGGCCACTGGATGAGGAGTATGGAACACCCCATTGGCAAATGAGCATTCCAGGAATCCCAACCTTCTGCAACTCGCTCCACATTGTGCCGAAACGAGTGACAAAGTCAGTTCGTGGATCCTTGGGGGCGTTGTTGCTGGCGCTATCGGCGTAGCAGTTGTCATCTAGATTATACCCTGATTAATAGGATGCTATCGATTTCGCATGTAAATACTGACATTTCAAATACTCTGTATTCAACGATTTGAAGAACGCGGCGTCGACGGCTTCGTGGCCCAGGGATCCCAGCACAGGGGATGGATACTGGGGATCACACATGCGCTCACCAGCGTCGGAATACATAGTCCACTTCATGCCCTTGGACCTAGCCAAGTCGCTCAGAGGCTTAAGCCCGTCCGGGAAGGCATTGGAATCAACTTTCAAGGCTCCCGTGGTTGGATCACGCTGTGTATCGCGAGAGGCCCAGCCACAATCGATCTGGAAGAATTTGTAGCCAGCATCGACGAAACCACGGCTGGAGAGAGCTTCAATAGCTGTGGCGATGGTCTTGTTGTTGGGACTGCATGAAACCTGATTGTATGAGTTCCAGCCCATGACGGGAGTGGACTGGAAGGATTGACCAGAGGCCAGGGAGGGTATGGCGGCAACCGCCAGGATTGAAGGGAGGGACTTCATTGAGATAATAAACAAATTATGTTGTCAAAGGGATAGCCGAAATATATCTAGAGGAGGTCTGCTGAAAGGCTGATTTGATGGGGTTTCAATGCTGCCATGGCCTGCTATTTATGCTTCAAAAGTTCAGTCTAATACATCCAGCGATATATATCAGTAAGTTCCGTGCATTATTCTGGTCACAGCACCGCAATCGGGCCGTTTTTATTTCTTTCATGGTGTGCCCAAACTTGCTCAATGTATTATACCAGGGTAGCTACAACCTTGACTGAAGATCCCCCGTGGGGAAAGATCACGGGCCGCAGAGACTCGTTCCATTCCGCGATGATCTGCGCCCAGGCCTCGTGGCAGCGAGAAGCCGATATGTGCGGCTAACTAAACATAGACGCTGCAGGCCTTTCCCTGGGGATCTATTAGTGCGGTTCCCAGAATATTAGCTTCTTAAAGTTGGTTTGAACTTTATATAGGCGCAAACCCAAGTAATTGGCGCGCTTTCGTGTCCTCCTCAAATTACGAATATTCGTGGGTAAGTAATTCGATCTCTGATGAAGGGAGGGGGATAATGTCTTGTGTCTGCGGCCTCGAGAGAATTAATGCAAGGCTGAGATATTGAGCCATTCTTTAGTTGTTTGCTGAGTGTAGTGTTgttttgagttgatagatCTGGCAGCTGATGCTTGCGTCGTGCCCCTTACCTCATTTGCTGAATGCGGTCTTGGAGATTAGCCATTGAGGAGATATGTCCTTTAATGCAGGTATTGAGAGGAGACTTTGTTCTCTTTCAAGTAATTTTGTTTACACGCATCAAGTGAACCTCGGCATTTAACAAGAGGTCTAAGCGCACTGGAATCCATGTCACGCGCGGTCGTGTCGGGATAAGTTTCGGGAGGCAAAGAGGAACAAAAACCCAAAGAACACATAACGCAAGCAGGGCT
Above is a window of Fusarium oxysporum Fo47 chromosome XII, complete sequence DNA encoding:
- a CDS encoding glycoside hydrolase superfamily, producing MKSLPSILAVAAIPSLASGQSFQSTPVMGWNSYNQVSCSPNNKTIATAIEALSSRGFVDAGYKFFQIDCGWASRDTQRDPTTGALKVDSNAFPDGLKPLSDLARSKGMKWTMYSDAGERMCDPQYPSPVLGSLGHEAVDAAFFKSLNTEYLKWYNLDDNCYADSASNNAPKDPRTDFVTRFGTMWSELQKVGIPGMLICQWGVPYSSSSGLEGPAEWTQSISTSFRLSDDIGEGWSNVYRISNQAIHIAHRNLSGPGHIADADLLEVGNSGMTFDEQATHFALWAMLKSALMISTDITALSAQTVAVLQNKDLISINQDAAVKPISLVQRWTGDRDLWAGSLANGDIAVLYVDQSNSARTLSLQLSALGFQSADIKDLWTGKTSTGASSFSKQVNGHGSVALRLSNIKRVSSTANYKYTSLSTGSLSSGAKTASCSGCTSSTKVGNLGGSSNGQVVLSNISTSKATQNVLFDYINGDVGFGGSTNERLASIKVNGGTAQTVSFPLTGYNWDKDVYKGYAVELSGFNTNGPNTITISGVNGGWAPDFDRLAVIA
- a CDS encoding thioesterase-like superfamily-domain-containing protein — protein: MVGTFQQEVTPQQTGPSSYSVSPSYDWTMGPALNGGCIAAVIHSVAVKHFTTTLAKYDQPDVLTLHLEYLRYCSTEKLDINILELKRGSSHCTIQLQVLQNEQLKAISLATSTNFAQSLGPTCNTRWTLNPPSTSRPDFRKVEANEPDLTWVPGLTKGEVFPMGRRIVSLYERGGMQVDGLLDGWNGFTGEFMNATHIVFMCDFMPSMADTLLRNGEMYDGRNNLRKMEEWADKNPGVVCEMETSLAEAANAKFSENTLSLDIEFKRQLPKDGLRWIFSRVETKKLQGGRMDMDITICDEGMDLICSARQIVLVLDAKKRYNPVAKKANL